From the genome of Frateuria soli:
CGCAGGCCTTGAGCAGGCCGGCGAACAGCCGGTCGTGGCGCGCGTCACGGCTGGCGCGTTGTTCGGGCGCAATCGATGTAAGCGTGGCGTCGGGCATGTGACTCGAGTCTTGCGAAGGATGAGCCCTCTCCCCCGCCTGGCGGGGGAGAGGGCTGGGTAGAAGGTGAGGCTCTTGCAAGGTGGGGCGAAGGGCCTCCCCCTCACCCAACCCTCTCCCCCGCCAGGCGGGGGAGAGGGCTCAGGTTTTCCGCGAGAGGTGGCGTACGTTTCAGTGCTTGTATTCGGAAGCCCAGTAGGCCTCGATCTTCTGCACCAGGCTCTGCGGCAGCGGCACGTAGTCAAGCGCGGCGGCCTGCTGCTGGCCGTTTTCCAGCGCCCACTTGAAGAAGTCGAAGGCGACCTTGCTGTGCTCGGCGTTCTTCGGCTGCTTGTACATGATCACCCAGGTGGTCGCGGTGATCGGCCAGGCCTTGGCGCCCGGGGCGTTGGTCATGATCAGGTTGAAATCCTTCGCGCTGGCCCAGTCGGCGGTGCTGGCCGCGGCGGCGAAGCTGTCGGCGTTCGGCGAGACGACGTTGCCGGCGGCGTTCTTCAGGTCCACCCAGCTGATCTTGTTCTTCACCGCGTAGGCGTACTCGACGTAGCCGATCGAATTCTTGATCTGCTTGACGTACTGGGAGACGCCCTCGTTGCCCTTGCCACCCACGCCGGTCGGCCAGTCGACCGAGGTGCCGAACTTGACCTGGCTGGCCCACTGCGGGCTGACCTTGGACAGGTAGTTGGTGAAGTTGAAGGAGGTGCCCGAGCCGTCGGAGCGGTGCACGACGGTGATCTTGCCCGCCGGCAGCTTCAGGCCGCTGTTCAACGCGGCGATCTTCGGGTCGTTCCAGTTCCTGATCTTGCCCAGGAAGATGTCGGCCAGGGTCGGGCCATCGAGCTTGACCTGGCCGGCCTGCACACCGGCGATGTTGACCACCGGCACGATGCCGCCGACGACGACCGGGAACTGGCCCAGGCCGAACTTCTTGAGGTCCTCGGCCTTCATCGGCGCGTCGGAGGCGCCGAAGTCGATCGTCCCCTCCTTGATCTGCGCGATGCCGGCGCCGGAGCCGACCGACTGGTAATTGAGGTGGTTGCCGGTCTTCTCGGCGTAGGTCGCCGACCAGCGGGACAGCACGGGATAGACGAAGCTCGAACCGGCACCGGTGATGTCGGTCGCCTGGGCGGCGTTGGCGCCCGTCAGCGTGGCGGCAGCCAGCACGGCGGCCGTACCGAGGCGGGAAACAGTGGTTGCATTCAACACGGTCAGTCCTCTCAAGGTGTGCATCGCGGGCGGATTCCCGGCGGAGGCATTTGAGGTCAGGCGTGTTGCAATGAAATGAGATGAATGTGTCAGTGTGATGACACGCCGTCAAAAACCGTTCATCCGCGCGGCCTCGGACGTCAGGAGAGTGTTATCCCGACGTGATCCCGCTCGAGCGTTTCCAGTCGCCGCCAGCGGTTGACGATCGCGCAGAACAGCTCTGCCGTGCGCTCGGCATCGTAGATGGCCGAGTGCGCCTCGCGCCCGTCGAAGGCATGGCCGGCCGCCTGCACCGCCTTGCTCAAAACGGTCTGCCCGTAGGCCAGGCCGCTCAACGTGGCGGTGTCGAAGCAACTGAAAGGGTGGAACGGGTTGCGCTTGTGCCCGCAGCGGCGCACGGCCGCATTGAGGAATGCCAGGTCGAAGGCGGCGTTGTGGCCGACCAGCACCGCGCGCTGGCATTCGCTCTCGCGCATCGCCAGTCGTACCGGATGGAACACGTGGTCGAGTGCCAGTCGTTCGGACAGCGCGCCGCGCAGCGGGTTGTCCGGGTCGATGCCGGTGATCTCCAGCGAACGCGGGTCGATGCGCGCCCCGGGGAACGGTTCCACGTGCGCGGACACCGGCGGGCGCGGTCGCACGTAGCCCTCGGCGTCCATCGCCAGCGTCACGACGGCGATCTCCAGCAAGGCGTCGTGCTCGGCATCGAAGCCGCCGGTTTCCACGTCCACGATGACCGGCATGAAGCCGCGGAACCGCTCGCACATGCGGGCGGCCAGGCTGTTGCTCACATATTCCATCGGCCAAGCATATCAGCGCGGGGCGGGGTTGCCGGCGAAGCCCGCGCCGGCGCCGTGACGCGCACTGTCTTCGTTCTGTCATGCAACCGGCACGGAACCGTAAACGGAACGACGCATGCTGACGGCCGTCCCTGCTTGGCCATCCAGGATCGAAGGGGGCGGTTGAGGGGTTCCTACCAACAGTGGAGAGACACATGCGTTCGAAGATGCTCGTGGCGGCGATCGCCGCCGGTTTGGGCCTGGCAGGCGCCGGCGTGCACGCGGCACCGGCCCCGCAGGATGCGCAGTCGGCTGCGCGCAGTTCGGAGGTCGAGCAGCTCAAGGCCCAACTGGCCGCCCTGCAGGCCAAGATGGACGAACTGGAACAGCGCACCGATGCGCAGTCCGACATCAACGTGAGCACCGGCCAGAACATCGAGGCCCTGCAGAAATCGCAGGCCGGCTCGTCCTCGTCGCTCGACAAGGCACTGGCCGACACCAGTTTCTCCGGCAAGATGTACTTCGACTTCAGCAACATCGACCAGAAGAACAGCGACAGCGGCAAGACCGACGCCTCGGGTACCGGCCTCGACGTCAAGCGCTTCTATCTGGGCGTGGACCACAAGTTCAATGACATCTGGTCGGCCAACCTGACCACCGACTTCAACTACGTCAGCGGTGACGGCGAGACCAACCTGTTCGTCAAGAAGGCCTACGTGCAGGGCAAGTTCGACCAGGCCGCGGTGCTGCGCATCGGTTCGGCGGACATGCCGTGGATTCCGTTCGTGGAGAGCTACTACGGCTTCCGCTACGTCGAGAACACCCTGACCGATCGCCTGAAGTACGCCAACTCGGCCGACTGGGGCCTGCACCTGTTCGGTGACCTGGGCGCCGGCAAGGTCGCCAACTACGCGGTATCGGTGGTCAACGGCGGTGGCTACAAGAATCCCAGCCGCAGCAAGGGCGTCGACATCGAAGGCCGCGTGGGCTTCGTGCCGTTCGAGGGCATGATCGTTGCGGTCGGCGGCTACAGCGGCCACCTGGGCAAGGAAACCGAGAACCTCGACGCCCCGCAGACCGCCCAGCGCGGCGACGTGATGGTGGCCTACGCGGACAAGAAGGTGCGCGTCGGCGCCGAGTACTTCACCGCCAGGAACTGGGGCAACCTGGTGCTGAGCCCGGTCGAGGACAAGGCCGACGGCTACTCGCTGTGGGGCTCGGTGTCGCTCACCGACGACGTGGCCCTGTTTGCCCGCTACGACAACGCCAAGCTCAGCAAGGACATCGACGACAACGCCAAGGACGTCTACTACAACCTCGGCCTGCAGTACCAGGTGACCAAGGGCTTCAAGCTGGCCGCGGTGTGGAAGCACGAGAAGGCCGAGCGTTCGGTCGCCACCCCGGTGCCGCCGCATGTACAAAACGTCAAGACGAACGAGATCGGCGTCTTCGGCGAGGTTGCGTTCTAAGCGGACACTCGGTCTGCGAGCCTTTGAGCAAACCTTCACGCGGCCCGTGGATCATTAGCCGCGTGTCAAGGAGTGGTTATCGGAAAGGAGTTCTACCCAGGGAGGGACAACGGCGGGCCGCAAAGCCCGCCGTTATTTTTTTTGCGGTTGTGAGGGGGTATCTTGCGCGCCGCAGGGGCTTCGCTGGCCAGTGATCCGTGCCTGGCAAGCGATCGCTCGCACGGCAGGGCTGGTTTTCTTCGTCGGCAGAGGAGAGCGTCATGCAGGTCCGCAAGCTCACGGCCCACATCAGCGTGTCCCCGCAGATCCTGCCCGGCGAGATGGCCGACCTGGAGGCGGCCGGCTTCCGCAGCGTGATCAACAACCGGCCCGACGGGGAGACCGATGACCAGCCGACCAGTACCGAGATGGCAAGGGCCGCGGCCGCGCATGGCCTGGCCTACCGCGATATCCCGGTCGTTCCGGGCCGGTACGAGCCGGCGGTGATCGAGGCCATGGCCCGGGCACTCGAGGAACTGCCCGCGCCGGTGCTGGCCTTCTGCCGCACCGGCACGCGTTCGACCACGTTGTGGGCATTGCAGGCCGCGCGCGCGGGCGATGTCGGGGCGATCGTGAAGGCGGCGGGCGACGCGGGCTACGACATCGCCGCGCTGGCGCCGCGCCTGCGTGCGATGCAGCATGCCTGACCGGGCGCGAGCGGGCCGGACCCGCCGGCGGGCAATCCCGTGAGCCTGCTGTCGGGGGGCGAGATACTGGCGGTGCTGTGTGGCTCGATCGTGGGTTTCTCGCTCGCGCTCATCGGCGGGGGTGGCTCGATCCTGGCCACGCCGCTGCTGCTGTACGTCGTGGGCATGCGCGATCCCCACATGGCCATCGGCACCAGTGCGGTGGCGGTGGGCGCCAATGCCTTTGCCAACCTGTTGCCGCACGCACGTTCGGGGCACGTGCGCTGGCGCGCGGCGTTCGTGTTCGCCGCGGCGGGCGTATGCGGCGCCTGGCTGGGATCGAGCGCGGGCAAGGCGATGGACGGCCACCGGTTGCTGGCGCTGTTTGCGCTGCTGATGCTGGTGGTGGCATTCCTGATGCTGCGCGGACGCCGCGGCGGATCATCCGATCGCTACCCCTTGCCCAACGCCATGCCGCGCCTGGCCGCGGTCGGGCTCGGCGCCGGCGCGCTGTCCGGTTTTTTCGGCATCGGCGGCGGCTTCCTGATCGTGCCCGGGCTGATGTTCGCCAGCGGCATGGAAATCATCAACGCGATCGGAACCTCGCTGTTCTCGGTCGGCACCTTCGCGGCGACCACGGCGGGCAATTACGCGATCTCGGGGCTGGTCGACTGGCGTGTCGCGGCCGAGTTCGTCGGCGGCGGCATCGTCGGCGGCTGGCTGGGCGCGCTGGGCGCACGCCGACTGGCCGGCACGCGCGGCGCGCTCAACCTCATCTTCGCTGGCGTGATCGTGGTGGTCGCGATCTACATGCTCTACCGCTCCCTGGCGCACGTTGCCTGATCCGCTCCGCGCAGGCCGGGCTTCGGCCCGCCATCCCGTTGCACCGGCGGTGGACTGAAACCTCCCGTGCGGTTACGGCGCCGGCGGCGTCTTGTGCCTGTACTGGCAGAGGTCGCGAATCGGGCAGATCGGACACTCGGGCCTGCGCGCCTTGCACACGTAGCGGCCGTGCAGGATCAGCCAGTGGTGGGCGTCCTTCCTGAACTCGGCCGGCACGACTTTCTCCAGCTTTTCCTCCACCGCCCGCACATCCTTGCCGGGCGCCAGGCCGGTGCGGTTGGAGACGCGGAAGATGTGCGTGTCCACGGCAATCGTGGGCTCGCCGAAGGCGGTGTTGAGGACCACGTTGGCGGTCTTGCGACCGACGCCGGGCAGGGCTTCGAGCGCTTCGCGCGTGCGCGGTACCTCGCCGTCGTGTTGCTCGACGAGGATGCGGCACAGCGCTATTACGTTCCTGGCCTTCGCGTTGAACAGGCCGATGGTGCTGATGTAGCGCTTGAGGCCTTCCTCGCCCAGCGCGAGGATCGCCTGCGGCGTGCTGGCCTTCGGGTACAGCTTGCGGGTCGCCTTGTTGACGCCCACGTCGGTGGCCTGCGCCGAGAGCACGACGGCGACCAGCAGCTCGAATGGCGTGCGGTATTCCAGTTCGGTGGTGGGGTGGGGGTTGAGCTCGCGCAGGCGCGTGAACAGTTCGACCACGTCGGCGCGCTTCATGTCCCGGAACCCTGTTTGGCCCGGGCGCGGGCAAGTGCCGCCAACACCGGATTCTGCGGGGTGGCGGGAGTGTCGACCGCGGCTTTGCGCGCGGCCAGTTCGGCCTCGCGCTCGGCCCGCTCGCGCGCCAGGCGCGCCTCGCGGCGCTGGAAGTGCGTACGGGAAGCCGCCGCGTGCGCCGGGTCCTCGACCTGTGCCAGTGGCATGGGCTCCAGCACGATGCAGTCGACCGGGCAGGCCGGGACGCACAGTTCGCAGCCGGTGCACTGGTCCGGCAGCACCGTGTGCATCAGCTTGGCCGCGCCGACGATGGCATCGACCGGACAGGCCTGGATGCACTTGGTGCATCCGATGCAGTCGGCCTCGACGATGCGCGCGAGCATGCGCGGTTTCTCCACGCCATGCGCGGGATCGAGCGGCAACACCGGCGTGCCCAGCAGCGCCGCGAGCTTCGCGATGCCGGCCGTTCCGCCGGGCGGGCAGCGGTTGATCGGCGCTTCGCCGCGCGCCATCGCCTCGGCGTATGGGCGACAGCCGTGGAAGCCGCACTGCTCGCACTGGGTTTGCGGCAGCAGCGCATCGATGCGGTTGGCCAGATTGGTGACGTCGTTCATGGTGTTCCGGGCGCCGTGCCAGGCGGACATCGGCATAATCAGCGCCCTATTGTCCCGCAACTTGCCAGGAGCTTCACATGACCCGTTTCCGTCCGACCCTTCGTGCGGCATCGCTGCTGCTGGCCGCCGCCGTAGGCATGACCGGCACGCTGCTGCTCACCCACGCCACGCCCGCCCGGGCGGAAAGCACGCAGGGCGACACGGTCACGGTCTTCGTCGACGCCACCCTGGGGTTCCGCAAGAACCACATGGCGCGGAAGCTGACCGAAAGTCACGCCGAATACGCCGCGCGCGGCTATCACGTGGTGGATCTGTCGGCATACAACGAGAACGGCGACCTGGTCGGGTTCTTCGTCACCTACGCGCGCTGACGAGTTCTTTGTAGGAGCCCGCTTGCGGGCGATGCTCTTTCATTCCTGGAGCATCGCCCGCAAGCGGGCTCCTACGAAAAGCGACGTCAGCGGACGGTGGCGCCAGGCTTCGCGCCCTGGTCGGCATCCAGCAGGAACAGGTCGCTGCCACCGTCGCCGGCCGACAGGATCATCCCCTCGGACAGGCCGAAACGCATCTTGCGCGGCGCCAGGTTGGCGATGAACACCACGTTGCGGCCGACCAGCTTCTCCGGCTCCCCGTAGGCGGCGCGGATGCCCGAGAAAATCTGCCGCTTGCCGAGCGGGCCGGCGTCCAGCTCGAAGCGGAGCAGCTTGTCCGAGCCCTCCACGAACTCGCAAGTGGTGACCTTGCCGATGCGCAGGTCGAGCTTGGCGAAGTCGTCGATGGCAATGGTGGCGGGCGTGTCGGTGGCGGGTGCAGCGGCTTCGGTCATGGGCTTGCGGCTTTCCTTGGATGGCTTGGGTGCGGCCGCCGGGGCGGGCGCGAGCGATTCTTTGGAGGCATCGATCATCGCCTCGATGCGCTTGGGATCGATGCGCCCGAGCAGCGCCTCGAACGGTCCGATCGCGTGGCTGTGCAGTTCCGCGCGGGCGTCGTCGAAATTGGCGATCGGCGCCTGCAGGAAGGCCTCGGCCGCGGCCACGGTGGCCGGCAGGATCGGCTTGAGCAGTCCGGCAAGCAGGCGGAAGCCGGCGAGGGCGAACGAACACACCTGGTGCAGTTCTTCGCGACGCGACTCGTCCTTGGCCATGGTCCACGGCGCGGTGGCGGCGATGTGGCCGTTGACCAGGTCCGCCATCAGCACGAAGCGGCGGGTGACCTCGGCGAAATCTCCCGCGTCGTAGAGCGCGTCGATGCCGTCGTAATGTTCCAGCAACGTGTTCCACAGTGCCTGCTCGGTGGTGCCGAAGTGCGCACCCAGGCGGCCGTCGAAGAACTTGTGCACGAAGCCTGCAGTGCGGCTGGCGATGTTCACCCACTTGCCGACCAGGTGCGAGTTGACGCGCTCCTCGAACGCCTTCAGGTCCAGGTCCACGTCCACCGGTGCGTCGTCGAGCATGGTGGCGAAGTAATAGCGCAGGAATTCGGGGTTCAGGCCCACGTCCAGATAGGTGCGCGCCTGGATGAAGGTGCCGCGCGACTTGGACATCTTCGAGCCATTGACGGTCAGGTAGCCGTTGACGTGCAGCGCGGTGGGCGTGCGGAACCCCGCGCCATGCAGCATCGCCGGCCAGAACAGGCCATGGAAGTTGATGATGTCCTTGCCGATGAAGTGGTGCATCTCGGCGCGGCTGGACGGGGCCAGGAAGTCGTCGAACCTCAGGTTCGTGCGGTCGCACAGTGCCTTGAAGCTGGCCAGGTAACCGACCGGCGCGTCCAGCCAGACGTAGAAGAACTTGCCCGGCGCATCGGGGATCGGGAAGCCGAAGTAGGGCGCGTCGCGCGAGATGTCCCAGTCCTTGAGACCACCATCCAGCCATTCGCGAAGCTTGGCCGCGACGCCGGCGTTGGCCACCGGCCTGCCCTCGGTGTAGCGACCGGCGAACCAGTCGCGCAGCAGCGCCTCGAACCGGGACAGCTCGAAAAAGTAGTGTTCCGAGTCGCGCAGCACGGGAGCGGCGCCGGAGACCACCGAGTAGGGTTCGATCAGGTCGGTCGGCGCGTAGGTGGCGCCGCAGTGCTCGCAGTTGTCACCGTACTGGTCGGGCGTGCCGCAGCGCGGGCAGGTGCCCTTGATGTAGCGGTCCGGCAGGAACATTTCCTTTTCCGGGTCGAACAGCTGCTTGATGCCGCGCCGCGCGATGAAGCCGCCGTCGCGCAGGCGCGTGTAGATCAGCGTCGCCAGCTCGCGGTTCTCTTCCGAGTGGGTCGAGTGGTAGTGGTCGAAGTGCACGCCGAAGTCGGCGAAGTCGGCCTCGTGCCCGGTCCGGATGCCCTCGATGAAAGCTTCCGGCGTCATGCCGGCCTTCTGCGCGGCCAGCATGATCGGGGTGCCGTGCGCGTCGTCCGCGCAGACGTACACCGCCTCGTTGCCCGCCATGCGCTGCGCACGCACCCAGATGTCGGCCTGGATGTAGCCCAGCAGATGGCCCATGTGCAGCGGCCCGTTGGCGTAGGGCAGGGCGTTGGTGACGAGGAGGCGGCGGGTCATGGTGTGCAGGCGTTCCGGCGGGATCGCGCATTATGGCACGGGGGTTTTGGATGGCCGAACGCGCAGAAGCGGCTGCAGGAGCGCACCCTGTTCGCGACCCAGGGGGCGCACCTCGCGCACAGGGCGCGCTCCCGCCGGGGGTGCCTCGATGTTGCAGCGCAGCGTCAGGGGTTCGATAATCGGCGGACGCAGGCTGTTCCTGCCGGAACCCCATCTGTCATGCACCTGAACATGCTCAAGGCCAAGATCCACCGCGCCACGGTGACCCACGCGGAGCTGCACTACGAGGGCTCGATCGCGATCGACGGCCTGTTGCTGGACGCCTCCGGCATCCGCGAGTACGAGCAGATCCACGCGTGGAACATCAACAGTGGGCAGCGTTTCGTGACCTATGCGCTGCGTGCCGAGGAAGGCTCCGGGATCATCTCGGTCAACGGCAGCGCCGCGCGCAGCGCGCAGGCCGGCGACCTGATCATCATCGCCGCCTTCGTCGGGCTCAGCGAGGCGGAGCTGGAGAAGTTCCAGCCGACGCTGGTGTACGTGGATGCGGACAACCGCATCAGCCACACCAACCGGTCGATCCCCAAGCAGATGGCGGCGGCCTGATCCCGCGATAGACCCGGGGTGGGCTTCAGTCCACCCTGACCCGCGGCGTCGCAGCGGTGGGCTGAAGCGCCGACCCTTCGGTGTCCGACGTGTTCCTCACGCGTGCCGGGCTTAAGATGCAAGGCTTCCCTATGCCAGCGCGTCTGCCCATGCCCGCCAACGTCCCGACGTACGCCTCGCTGTTCGCCGACCACGCCCGCCGCCTTGCGCAGACCCGCCTGCGCAGGCTGATCGCCGATCCGGCCCGCGCCGCGCGCCTGCGCCACCGCGCCGGACCGCTGCTGCTCGACCTGAGCCGGCAGAAGCTGGATGTGCCGGCGCTCGATGCCCTGGGTGCGCAGCTGGAGGCAAGCGGCTGGCAGGCCGCGCGCGACGCGATGTTCGCGGGCGAGGCGATCAACACCTCCGAAGGGCGCGCGGTGTTGCACACGGCGTTGCGCGCCGGAGCATCCTCCCTGCCGTCGCCGGCGCCAGCCGAGGCCCGCCGCGAGATCGAAGCCACGCTGGAGCGCATTGCCCAGCTCGTCGACGCCATCCACGGCGGCCAGCAGGCGGCACTGGGGCTGCCCGACACCGTCACCGACATCGTCAACATCGGCATCGGGGGCTCGGACCTGGGCCCGCGCCTGGCGGTCGCCGCGCTGGCGCCGTTCCGCATGCCGAAGGTGCGCAGCCACTTCCTCACCAACGTCGACGGCCAGGCCGCCCACGACCTGACCGGCCGGCTCGACCCGAGGACCACGCTGGTGGTGATGGTCTCCAAGACCTTCACCACGCAGGAAACGCTGCTCAACGGCAACGTGCTGCGTAACTGGATCCTGGAAGCCTGCAACGGCGACGAGCGCGAGGTGGCGCGGCACTTCCTGGCGGTCAGCGCCAACACGGAGGTCGCCGGCAGCTGGGGCGTGCCGCTGAAGCAGATTTTCCCGATGTGGGATTTCGTCGGCGGGCGTTACTCGCTGTGGTCGGCCGTCGGGCTTTCACTGGCGCTGGCGATCGGCATGCAGGGCTTCCGTGCCGTGCTGGCCGGCGGCGCGCGCATGGACGACCACTTCCGTAGCGCGCCCTGGCAGGAGAACCTGCCGGCGCTGCTGGCGCTCACCGAGATCTGGAACCGCGACGTGCTGGGCTATTCCACGCGCGCGGTGGTGCCGTACGCGGACCTGCTCGGCGACCTGCCGAGGTACCTGCAGCAGCTGGAGATGGAGAGCCTGGGCAAGTCGGTAACGCCGCAGGGCACGCCGGTGGGCCAGCCGACCGTGCCGGTGGTGTGGGGCAGCGTCGGCACCAATGCGCAGCACGCCTACTTCCAGGCGCTGCACCAGGGCACCGAGGTGGTGCCGCTGGACCTGATCGGCGTGGTCAATCCGGCGCACCCGCTGCATGGCAACCACGATGCGCTGCTGTCCAACCTGCTCGCGCAGGCGGCTGCGCTGGCGCTGGGCAAGACCTTCGACGAGGCGCTGGCGGAGAACCCGGCGGGCGGCGAGACATTGGCGGCGCAGCGCACCTTCCCGGGCGATCGTCCCAGCTCGGTGATCCTGCTCGATGCGCTTACGCCCGAATGCCTGGGCGCGCTGATCGCGCTGTACGAGCACAAGGTTTTTCTGCTCGGCCATCTGTGGGGCATCAACGCGTTCGACCAGTGGGGCGTGGAGCTGGGCAAGAGCATCGCGCGGCAGATCCTGCCGGCATTGCGCGGAGAGCAGTCGGACGCGCCGCCGCTGGATGCGGCGACCCGCGCCCTGATCGACGCCATCCACGAACGCCGCAGCTGAGGTGTGGGAGCGCACCTGTGCGCGACCGGAAAGGGCGCACCCCCGGTGATGCCTGCACAGGGTGCGCCCCTACGGCGGCGCGGTTCCGTGGCGTGCCAGCGCCCAGGCGACGTGCTCGCGGACGACGGGCGAGGGGTGCTGTTCCCGCGTACGCAATGCGGCGATCACCTCAGCCGTCGGGGGCGCATTCCCCAGCGCCACCGCGATGTTGCGCAGCCAACCCTCGTAGCCGGTGCGCCGGATCGCCATGCCTTCGGTACGGCGCAGGAACTCCTCTTCGCTCCAGGCGAACAGTTCCACCAGCTTCGCCCCGTCCAGGCTGTGCCGCGGGGCGAAGTCCGGCTCGGTGGCGTCCTGCGCGAACTTGTTCCAGGGACATACCAGCTGGCAGTCGTCGCAGCCGAAGATGCGGTTGCCCATCGGCGCGCGCAGTTCCTCGGGAATCGATCCCTTCAGCTCGATCGTGAGGTAGGAAATGCAACGGCGCGCGTCGAGCCGGTAAGGACCCAGGATCGCCTGGGTCGGGCAGACGTCGATGCAGCGCGTGCATGTGCCGCAGTGCGCCGTGGCGGCCTCATCGATGGGCAGCGGCAGGTCGGTGTAGAGCTCGCCGAGGAAGAAGTATGAGCCCGCGTTCTTGTTGATCAGCACGGTGTGCTTGCCGATCCAGCCTAGGCCCGCGTTGCGCGCGAGCGCCTTTTCCAGCACGGGCGCGGAATCCACGTAAGCGCGGTAGCCGAACTCGCCGATGGCTCCGCGGATGCGCTCGGCCAGCTTCTGCAGCCGGTTGCGCATCAGCTTGTGGTAGTCGCGGCCCAGCGCGTAGCGGGACACGTAGCCTGCCTCGCCATCGTTGATCACGTCCCAGGCGTGTCGGGTGCCCGGCGCGCGGTAGTCCATGCGCACGGAAATCACCCGCAGGGTGCCCGGTTCCAGTTCGGCGGGCCGGCTGCGGCGGGTGCCGTGGCGGGCCATGTAGTCCATCTCGCCGTGCAGGCCATGGTCGAGCCAGTGTTCCAGGTGCGACTCGTCCTCGCCCAGTTCGACGCCGCTGATGGCGGTTTGCGCGAACCCCAGCTCGCGCGCCCACTGTTTGATCTCGCGGGCAAGCGCGGCGTAGTCGGGGGAGGCGGCGACGGACATGCGTCCATTGTAAGTGCCTGCCCGCACCTATAATCGCCCCCGATGAACGCGCCCCATTGCCATGCCCTCTATTCAGTCGCCCAGGTGCGCGCGATGGACCGGCGTGCGATCGAGGAGCTGGGTATTCCCGGCTACGAGCTCATGCGCCGCGCGGCCGCCGCGG
Proteins encoded in this window:
- a CDS encoding porin, which codes for MRSKMLVAAIAAGLGLAGAGVHAAPAPQDAQSAARSSEVEQLKAQLAALQAKMDELEQRTDAQSDINVSTGQNIEALQKSQAGSSSSLDKALADTSFSGKMYFDFSNIDQKNSDSGKTDASGTGLDVKRFYLGVDHKFNDIWSANLTTDFNYVSGDGETNLFVKKAYVQGKFDQAAVLRIGSADMPWIPFVESYYGFRYVENTLTDRLKYANSADWGLHLFGDLGAGKVANYAVSVVNGGGYKNPSRSKGVDIEGRVGFVPFEGMIVAVGGYSGHLGKETENLDAPQTAQRGDVMVAYADKKVRVGAEYFTARNWGNLVLSPVEDKADGYSLWGSVSLTDDVALFARYDNAKLSKDIDDNAKDVYYNLGLQYQVTKGFKLAAVWKHEKAERSVATPVPPHVQNVKTNEIGVFGEVAF
- the metG gene encoding methionine--tRNA ligase, with the translated sequence MTRRLLVTNALPYANGPLHMGHLLGYIQADIWVRAQRMAGNEAVYVCADDAHGTPIMLAAQKAGMTPEAFIEGIRTGHEADFADFGVHFDHYHSTHSEENRELATLIYTRLRDGGFIARRGIKQLFDPEKEMFLPDRYIKGTCPRCGTPDQYGDNCEHCGATYAPTDLIEPYSVVSGAAPVLRDSEHYFFELSRFEALLRDWFAGRYTEGRPVANAGVAAKLREWLDGGLKDWDISRDAPYFGFPIPDAPGKFFYVWLDAPVGYLASFKALCDRTNLRFDDFLAPSSRAEMHHFIGKDIINFHGLFWPAMLHGAGFRTPTALHVNGYLTVNGSKMSKSRGTFIQARTYLDVGLNPEFLRYYFATMLDDAPVDVDLDLKAFEERVNSHLVGKWVNIASRTAGFVHKFFDGRLGAHFGTTEQALWNTLLEHYDGIDALYDAGDFAEVTRRFVLMADLVNGHIAATAPWTMAKDESRREELHQVCSFALAGFRLLAGLLKPILPATVAAAEAFLQAPIANFDDARAELHSHAIGPFEALLGRIDPKRIEAMIDASKESLAPAPAAAPKPSKESRKPMTEAAAPATDTPATIAIDDFAKLDLRIGKVTTCEFVEGSDKLLRFELDAGPLGKRQIFSGIRAAYGEPEKLVGRNVVFIANLAPRKMRFGLSEGMILSAGDGGSDLFLLDADQGAKPGATVR
- a CDS encoding TIGR01244 family sulfur transferase, yielding MQVRKLTAHISVSPQILPGEMADLEAAGFRSVINNRPDGETDDQPTSTEMARAAAAHGLAYRDIPVVPGRYEPAVIEAMARALEELPAPVLAFCRTGTRSTTLWALQAARAGDVGAIVKAAGDAGYDIAALAPRLRAMQHA
- the pstS gene encoding phosphate ABC transporter substrate-binding protein PstS, with protein sequence MHTLRGLTVLNATTVSRLGTAAVLAAATLTGANAAQATDITGAGSSFVYPVLSRWSATYAEKTGNHLNYQSVGSGAGIAQIKEGTIDFGASDAPMKAEDLKKFGLGQFPVVVGGIVPVVNIAGVQAGQVKLDGPTLADIFLGKIRNWNDPKIAALNSGLKLPAGKITVVHRSDGSGTSFNFTNYLSKVSPQWASQVKFGTSVDWPTGVGGKGNEGVSQYVKQIKNSIGYVEYAYAVKNKISWVDLKNAAGNVVSPNADSFAAAASTADWASAKDFNLIMTNAPGAKAWPITATTWVIMYKQPKNAEHSKVAFDFFKWALENGQQQAAALDYVPLPQSLVQKIEAYWASEYKH
- the panD gene encoding aspartate 1-decarboxylase, with the translated sequence MHLNMLKAKIHRATVTHAELHYEGSIAIDGLLLDASGIREYEQIHAWNINSGQRFVTYALRAEEGSGIISVNGSAARSAQAGDLIIIAAFVGLSEAELEKFQPTLVYVDADNRISHTNRSIPKQMAAA
- the nth gene encoding endonuclease III yields the protein MKRADVVELFTRLRELNPHPTTELEYRTPFELLVAVVLSAQATDVGVNKATRKLYPKASTPQAILALGEEGLKRYISTIGLFNAKARNVIALCRILVEQHDGEVPRTREALEALPGVGRKTANVVLNTAFGEPTIAVDTHIFRVSNRTGLAPGKDVRAVEEKLEKVVPAEFRKDAHHWLILHGRYVCKARRPECPICPIRDLCQYRHKTPPAP
- the rnt gene encoding ribonuclease T, which encodes MEYVSNSLAARMCERFRGFMPVIVDVETGGFDAEHDALLEIAVVTLAMDAEGYVRPRPPVSAHVEPFPGARIDPRSLEITGIDPDNPLRGALSERLALDHVFHPVRLAMRESECQRAVLVGHNAAFDLAFLNAAVRRCGHKRNPFHPFSCFDTATLSGLAYGQTVLSKAVQAAGHAFDGREAHSAIYDAERTAELFCAIVNRWRRLETLERDHVGITLS
- a CDS encoding sulfite exporter TauE/SafE family protein, producing MLSGGEILAVLCGSIVGFSLALIGGGGSILATPLLLYVVGMRDPHMAIGTSAVAVGANAFANLLPHARSGHVRWRAAFVFAAAGVCGAWLGSSAGKAMDGHRLLALFALLMLVVAFLMLRGRRGGSSDRYPLPNAMPRLAAVGLGAGALSGFFGIGGGFLIVPGLMFASGMEIINAIGTSLFSVGTFAATTAGNYAISGLVDWRVAAEFVGGGIVGGWLGALGARRLAGTRGALNLIFAGVIVVVAIYMLYRSLAHVA
- a CDS encoding RnfABCDGE type electron transport complex subunit B, whose protein sequence is MNDVTNLANRIDALLPQTQCEQCGFHGCRPYAEAMARGEAPINRCPPGGTAGIAKLAALLGTPVLPLDPAHGVEKPRMLARIVEADCIGCTKCIQACPVDAIVGAAKLMHTVLPDQCTGCELCVPACPVDCIVLEPMPLAQVEDPAHAAASRTHFQRREARLARERAEREAELAARKAAVDTPATPQNPVLAALARARAKQGSGT